In one window of Maniola hyperantus chromosome 18, iAphHyp1.2, whole genome shotgun sequence DNA:
- the Sgf11 gene encoding SAGA-associated factor 11 homolog isoform X1, with protein sequence MNTIVSELSMNDLNSKFFEIIQNESNAENAANFIFESVCDDVTLGVLFEVHHGIKTGLTELLEGEKEDEEPYKIVNSPECDVFGFSILKKTPDSNCSCPNCERPVSATRFAPHLEKCMGMGRNSSRIASRRIASNSREPTSYAGLLSDDEDDADWSGAPLYSERRKRRMKTNNKRPSKMHNGNRSNNGNHNSDSNEGGATYETMTANEKKNLLLQICGVVSEHTKKLCTRSTRCPQHTEEQRRTLRNSVLEPSTPESQSMGLTAEEAGSPPDSSPSSSCSSSSRKRDRHRAIPKMKSKREKLSPLNGRD encoded by the exons ATGAATACAATAGTAAGTGAATTAAGTATGAACGATTTGAATAGTAAATTTTTCGAGATAATACAGAACGAAAGCAACGCTGAAAACGCGGCTAACTTTATATTTGAAAGTGTTTGTGACGATGTTACTTTGGGCGTGCTTTTCGAGGTCCATCATGGTATAAAAACTGGTCTCACGGAACTTTTGGAAGGCGAGAAGGAGGATGAAGAGCCGTACAAGATAGTGAACTCGCCGGAATGCGATGTTTTTGGTTTTTCGATATTGAAAAAGACGCCTGACTCAAACTGTTCTTGTCCTAACTGCGAGAGGCCTGTGTCGGCGACACGGTTTGCACCTCACCTAGAAAAATGCATGG GTATGGGCCGCAACAGCTCCCGCATAGCCTCCCGTCGGATCGCGTCCAACAGTCGAGAACCAACTTCCTACGCAGGACTGCTCAGTGATGATGAGGACGACGCAGACTGGTCCGGCGCGCCGCTGTACAGCGAGCGACGCAAACGACGGATGAAGACCAATAACAAGAGGCCTAGCAAAATGCACAA CGGCAATAGGAGTAACAACGGCAACCACAACTCCGACTCCAATGAAGGGGGCGCCACCTACGAGACCATGACCGCCAACGAGAAAAAGAACCTTTTGCTGCAGATATGCGGGGTGGTGTCCGAGCATACTAAGAAACTGTGCACACG ATCAACCCGTTGCCCCCAACACACGGAAGAGCAACGTCGCACGTTACGGAACAGCGTTCTAGAACCTTCCACGCCCGAGTCACAATCCATGGGGCTCACGGCGGAGGAGGCGGGGTCACCCCCTGACTCCAGCCCTTCGTCGTCTTGTTCGTCGTCGAGTCGGAAACGCGACCGGCATCGCGCCATACCGAAAATGAAGAGTAAACGGGAAAAATTGTCCCCCCTTAATGGAAGGgattaa
- the Sgf11 gene encoding SAGA-associated factor 11 homolog isoform X2, with protein sequence MNTIVSELSMNDLNSKFFEIIQNESNAENAANFIFESVCDDVTLGVLFEVHHGIKTGLTELLEGEKEDEEPYKIVNSPECDVFGFSILKKTPDSNCSCPNCERPVSATRFAPHLEKCMGMGRNSSRIASRRIASNSREPTSYAGLLSDDEDDADWSGAPLYSERRKRRMKTNNKRPSKMHKSNNGNHNSDSNEGGATYETMTANEKKNLLLQICGVVSEHTKKLCTRSTRCPQHTEEQRRTLRNSVLEPSTPESQSMGLTAEEAGSPPDSSPSSSCSSSSRKRDRHRAIPKMKSKREKLSPLNGRD encoded by the exons ATGAATACAATAGTAAGTGAATTAAGTATGAACGATTTGAATAGTAAATTTTTCGAGATAATACAGAACGAAAGCAACGCTGAAAACGCGGCTAACTTTATATTTGAAAGTGTTTGTGACGATGTTACTTTGGGCGTGCTTTTCGAGGTCCATCATGGTATAAAAACTGGTCTCACGGAACTTTTGGAAGGCGAGAAGGAGGATGAAGAGCCGTACAAGATAGTGAACTCGCCGGAATGCGATGTTTTTGGTTTTTCGATATTGAAAAAGACGCCTGACTCAAACTGTTCTTGTCCTAACTGCGAGAGGCCTGTGTCGGCGACACGGTTTGCACCTCACCTAGAAAAATGCATGG GTATGGGCCGCAACAGCTCCCGCATAGCCTCCCGTCGGATCGCGTCCAACAGTCGAGAACCAACTTCCTACGCAGGACTGCTCAGTGATGATGAGGACGACGCAGACTGGTCCGGCGCGCCGCTGTACAGCGAGCGACGCAAACGACGGATGAAGACCAATAACAAGAGGCCTAGCAAAATGCACAA GAGTAACAACGGCAACCACAACTCCGACTCCAATGAAGGGGGCGCCACCTACGAGACCATGACCGCCAACGAGAAAAAGAACCTTTTGCTGCAGATATGCGGGGTGGTGTCCGAGCATACTAAGAAACTGTGCACACG ATCAACCCGTTGCCCCCAACACACGGAAGAGCAACGTCGCACGTTACGGAACAGCGTTCTAGAACCTTCCACGCCCGAGTCACAATCCATGGGGCTCACGGCGGAGGAGGCGGGGTCACCCCCTGACTCCAGCCCTTCGTCGTCTTGTTCGTCGTCGAGTCGGAAACGCGACCGGCATCGCGCCATACCGAAAATGAAGAGTAAACGGGAAAAATTGTCCCCCCTTAATGGAAGGgattaa
- the Sgf11 gene encoding SAGA-associated factor 11 homolog isoform X3, whose translation MNTIVSELSMNDLNSKFFEIIQNESNAENAANFIFESVCDDVTLGVLFEVHHGIKTGLTELLEGEKEDEEPYKIVNSPECDVFGFSILKKTPDSNCSCPNCERPVSATRFAPHLEKCMGMGRNSSRIASRRIASNSREPTSYAGLLSDDEDDADWSGAPLYSERRKRRMKTNNKRPSKMHKSTRCPQHTEEQRRTLRNSVLEPSTPESQSMGLTAEEAGSPPDSSPSSSCSSSSRKRDRHRAIPKMKSKREKLSPLNGRD comes from the exons ATGAATACAATAGTAAGTGAATTAAGTATGAACGATTTGAATAGTAAATTTTTCGAGATAATACAGAACGAAAGCAACGCTGAAAACGCGGCTAACTTTATATTTGAAAGTGTTTGTGACGATGTTACTTTGGGCGTGCTTTTCGAGGTCCATCATGGTATAAAAACTGGTCTCACGGAACTTTTGGAAGGCGAGAAGGAGGATGAAGAGCCGTACAAGATAGTGAACTCGCCGGAATGCGATGTTTTTGGTTTTTCGATATTGAAAAAGACGCCTGACTCAAACTGTTCTTGTCCTAACTGCGAGAGGCCTGTGTCGGCGACACGGTTTGCACCTCACCTAGAAAAATGCATGG GTATGGGCCGCAACAGCTCCCGCATAGCCTCCCGTCGGATCGCGTCCAACAGTCGAGAACCAACTTCCTACGCAGGACTGCTCAGTGATGATGAGGACGACGCAGACTGGTCCGGCGCGCCGCTGTACAGCGAGCGACGCAAACGACGGATGAAGACCAATAACAAGAGGCCTAGCAAAATGCACAA ATCAACCCGTTGCCCCCAACACACGGAAGAGCAACGTCGCACGTTACGGAACAGCGTTCTAGAACCTTCCACGCCCGAGTCACAATCCATGGGGCTCACGGCGGAGGAGGCGGGGTCACCCCCTGACTCCAGCCCTTCGTCGTCTTGTTCGTCGTCGAGTCGGAAACGCGACCGGCATCGCGCCATACCGAAAATGAAGAGTAAACGGGAAAAATTGTCCCCCCTTAATGGAAGGgattaa